A DNA window from Ctenopharyngodon idella isolate HZGC_01 chromosome 8, HZGC01, whole genome shotgun sequence contains the following coding sequences:
- the rab7b gene encoding ras-related protein Rab-7b encodes MASRKKVLLKVIILGDSGVGKTSLMNQYVNNKFSNQYKATIGADFLTKEVMVDDRLVTMQIWDTAGQERFQSLGVAFYRGADCCVLVYDVTAPTTFKTMDSWRDEFLIQASPRDPENFPFVVLGNKIDLENRQVTTKRAQAWCQSKNNIPYFETSAKEAINVDQAFQTIARNALKQETVETYDFPDQIKLRDDRPASTSDGCSC; translated from the exons AGTTGGGAAGACCTCTTTGATGAACCAGTATGTGAATAATAAGTTCAGCAATCAGTATAAGGCCACTATCGGAGCCGACTTCCTGACCAAGGAGGTGATGGTGGACGACAGACTGGTCACCATGCAG ATTTGGGACACAGCAGGTCAGGAGCGGTTTCAGTCTCTGGGCGTGGCTTTCTACAGAGGGGCGGACTGTTGCGTGCTGGTCTATGATGTCACGGCACCCACTACATTTAAGACTATGGACAGCTGGAGGGATGAGTTTCTCATTCAGGCCAGTCCACGTGACCCGGAGAACTTCCCCTTTGTTGTGCTGGGAAACAAAATCGACCTGGAGAACCGACAG GTAACAACAAAGCGGGCACAAGCATGGTGTCAGAGTAAGAACAACATCCCCTATTTTGAGACCAGTGCCAAAGAAGCCATTAACGTGGACCAGGCCTTCCAAACCATTGCTCGCAATGCACTTAAACAG GAGACAGTGGAGACGTATGATTTCCCTGACCAGATTAAACTAAGAGATGACAGACCTGCGTCTACCAGTGATGGCTGCAGCTGCTGA